AGAAGCTGAGGTGTGACCTAGGGCAATATTGTCGTTACCCGTAATTTTTCGCATAAACGGCTGAGTTAGCGCCGGTTGCAGGGTCCAATAAAGACCCATGATGACCGCTAGGAATATGACGAGTTTGGTTGGAGATACATCGCCAACGGTATGAACAACAATACCGGCGAAAATGGTTGTAGTCCAAAACATCATATGACCTGTTAGATAGATGAATTTAAATCTTGTGAATCGGGCTAGAAGAACGTTAATCAGGAATCCAAGCGTCATAGCTAGAGCTACTGCACTGCCATACTGTGCATTAAATGAATCTTGCCCCATAAATTCACCGAGGCTTTCGGCCTCAAGACCGAAGACTTCCTTCCACATCGGCTGAAACACCATCAGAGCATCAACGATGACCCCTGATCCTGCACCGATAACGAGAAAGCCGATGACAGCTTTGAATGTGCCACTCATCAATTGACTGACATTTTTCTTTTGCAAAAGTAAACCGACAAAGACAATAAACCCTAATAGTATAGCTGGTGTGCCAAACACGTTTTCAACCATCCACATGATGCTGCTCATTAATTGGTTACTCTCTCCCATGGTTGAATCCCCCTTTATGAATTGACTTGCTTGCAACCTGTTTAATCTATCTGAGTGCTACTACGACACCTAGGAGTGTAGCGCTTCGGATAAAGCTGCTTTGATTTCGTTCGTATCAAAGTAGTTATTGACGATGACGACGGTGCCTTCATGACCTGTCAAGCTTTCAGCTAGCTCAGCGCTCGTTATAATATAATCGGCGGGCATACCTGACGCACTGGATACATCTGTGTGTTCAACATCTGCCTCGAGCTCTAGCTCTTTGACCACGTTCTCTACGTTCATTCTAAGAATTAAGCTTGTACCTTGACCTAATCCACATACGGCTAAAATTTTCATCTCAATCCCTCCAGTAATGTTTGTAAGTCTTCAGGTGTTGTGGCTTGTATGATTTGTCTCACTTTATCTTGGTCTCCCATAAGCCCAGACAACCTTTGCAGTAACTGTAAATGTTCTTCGCTAGATGATGAAGCCAAGGCCAGAACAAGTCTGACGGGGTCATTTGTTGTGTGACCAAATGTGATGGGTTCTTTAAGTTGTACAAGGGATACGGCCGCCTCTTTTACACCGTCCTCTGGTCGGGCGTGTGGCAAGGCAATACCTGGTGCTAACACGATATAAGGGCCATTCTCTTCATACGATTGAACCATGGCATTGACATACGAGTCATCCGTTGCTCCTGACCGTACCAGCAATTGTCCAGCCACTTTTATCGCTTCTACAGCATCGGCGACATCAACGTTTAATTTTATGAGATCTTTTGCTATGAACTTCATTTAAAGTCTCCTTTGTCTCGTGATGTGATCGATATACATTTAACAGCGCACTTGCACTTGGGGCATTCCCCCTTTCAAAAAATGAAGGTCTTAAAAATCGATATTTTTATTGCTTAGTGACCTCTCTTCATCTCAGTGACAAATTTGTAGCGGTCACCACGGTATACCGATTTGACGTATTCTAGTGGGGTACCGTCTGAGAGATAGCTATTCCTTTTGATCAGCAAGACAGGGGTATGGGGCTCTACCTTCAACATACGACTCTCCAAGTCCGATGCTAAACTCGGTTCTATCGTCTGCCGGGCATGAGTGAGAGACAAGCCTAAATCATTCTCTATATAATCATAGATGGATGAACGGACAATGCTCTCTGTTAACCCATGGACTTCATTTTTCCTCAAGTAAGATTGCTCTAGTGCCATAGGTTGACCATCTGCTAGGCGTAAACGGCTGATGTGATAGATCGCATCTCCTGGATTCAACTGAAGCTCGCGACTTTCGGTCGTTGTGGCTTCAATCTCCTTGAAATCTAGTATCTCCGTACTAGGTTCCATGCCCCTCAGCCGCATATCTTCTGAAAAGCCTGTCAGTTGCCCAAGTGACTGTTCAATCTTCTTCTCTGCTACAAACGTTCCTTTCCCCTTCACCCTGGTGATGAGTCCTTCGTTAGCGAGGTTTGTAATCGCTTGCCTGATGGTCATTCTACTAATGTGAAACGCCTCAGAAAGCTCTCGTTCTGAAGGAATCATATCCCCTGGCTGCAGCTTGCCTTCCTCAATTAATGTCCTGAAATGCTCTTCTAATTGGTAGTAAATTGGAATGGGAGATTCTTTATCTATCATTCATGACACCTACTTTATCCTGTACACTTTGCGCAATAGACTCATCGATCATCACCGTCACTTGAGGGTGTTCCCTGAGCACCGTCACCGGCCACTGCTCCGTGACAACATCAGATGAAAGTAGCTCTTGTATCGCTTTGGCTTTTTTCTCCCCGCTAGCCAAAAGATAAATGTGCTTGGCCTGCATGATGGAAGCGATGCCCATGGTGATCGCTTGCGTCGGAACCTCATCCTTTGACGGGAAGTGCTTCGCATTAGCTTCAATGGTTGAAGGGGCTAATTGAACAACGTGGGTGTGTTGATTAAAAGAGGTGCCGGGCTCATTAAAGCCGATATGACCGTTGACACCAACCCCTAATATTTGAACATCTATGCCCCCATGCTGCTGTATTAATCGGTCATAACGATCGCATTCTTGTTGTAAATGCCCGACATCGCCTCTTGGAATATACGTTTGTTCTAAAGGTATGCCTAAAGGTTCAAAGACATGTGTGTTCATATAGTAACGGTAACTGTAAGGCGATTGGGGGCTCAAACCGACATACTCATCTAAATTAAACGTTTTCAAGTCTGCTAAAGGTAAACGATTCGCATGATGTAACTGAATAAGTTCCTTGTATAGCCCCAAAGGAGTGCTTCCCGTAGCCAATCCGAGGTTTAGTGAATGGTGTTTGCTTATATGGTTATATACTGCGCGTGCCGCTTGTTGGCTGAGTTGTTCGTAGTCTGATGTCACAATCACCTTCATCGCTCTCACCCCTTTCTATTCGAATAGACTAGCGACCCTCTACAGAACGTATACTGTACCTTATAATGCTCATTTAAAATGACAATATCCGCATCTTTACCTGGGGCTAGGCTTCCTTTTCGGTCATCCACCCCTAACTCTTTCGCTGCGTTTAGGGACGATAATTTCATTAGGTCTTTGAGTGACAGAGTAGGTAATGCTGCCATATTTTTAACAGCGTCGTTCATTTTTAAAACGCTACCCGCTAGTGTACCGTCATGTAACCTCGCCTCACCGTCGTGTACGATAACCTCTTGACCTCCAAGATCATATTTGCCGTTGCGAAGACATTTGGCTCGCATGGCATCGGTGATCAATTGCATTTTGTCGGGCCCTTTATGTCGATAGGCAAGCTGTACCATTTCGTGGCGTACGTGCAGGTTATCAAAAATAATTTCGGCCATAATCTCATCATGTAATAAAGCAGCCCCGACTGTCCCCGGCTCTCTATGGTGCATCCCTTTCATAGCATTAAAGAGGTGTGTGGCATGAGTCACCCCTCGTTTCACCGCATCGCTTACCCGTTCGTAAGTGGCATTCGTGTGTCCCATCGATGGAATCACACCTTGTTGGCTTAAATGCTCAATGAGCCCATCTGTATCTTCCTCTGGTGCCAGTGTGACAAGCTTAATGTGCCCCTCTGCTATACGCTGCCACTGAGCAAATTGCTTTACAGAGGGCGGTATCACTTGATCCTTGGGTTGAGCACCCGCTTGATCAACATTTATAAAAGGGCCTTCCAAATGAATACCGAGCACCTCCGCTCCTTCATGTTCCTTTTTCATATATTGGGCGACTTGTGCTAGCGCCTGAGATATGGCTTCGTCACTTTGAGTGATCGTTGTGGCGAGGTAACTCGTTGTCCCTTCCTGCGGCAATGCTTGTGACATGGTATGCAAGGCTTCTTCAGTCGCATCCATAACGTCGGCCCCTGCCGCGCCATGAATATGCACGTCAATAAAACCTGGTAGAATGAGATGTTGCTCTCCCACCTGTATGACTTCACATGATGAAAGGCTGACAGGCAGTTGATCCTTCCTCCCTACAAATGTCAAATTTCCTTTTTCAATAAGGAGACAATGGGACGCTCCGTATATGCCTTGCTCCGTTACGATCTGTCCACCTGTGATGACAGTACGTTGGTGACTCATGACGATATCATCCCTCCTCTGCCCATAGAGCAGTGTAAACGTTTTCTATAGTATAACAACTAGAGCATTAGTTGTCTAGACCACTTAAAGTCATAGACTGAATACGAGGGCTAAGATGTCCTCTTTGAATATGCTCTTGTCAGCAAGTATAAGGATTCTAGCGGGGCCAGCGGGGTAAAATAGCAACGAACTAGGGTCTTCAACTCCGCGATGATATTCAAACACGTACTCAATCATGCGAGGTGACATCATATCCTGGAAATATGGTACGATTGATTTACTGTTATATTATTTATGATCAATTGCTTAAAAAGGAGCTAAATATATATGAAACAGCATGACTTTACGACGGGTGGAATTTTTAAAAAGATGCTTATCTTTTCCGCACCTATCATGCTTACAAATATGCTACAAGTCTCCTATCAGTTTGCAGATAGCCTATGGGTAGGGAATTTGTTAGGGGCTAACGCATTAGGGGCTGTGGCCATCTCGAGTACGGTGGTATTTACGGTCTTATCATTCATTATCGGTTTGAATAACGCGACTCTAACCGTCTTATCCCAACAAAAAGGCAAAGATGAGGAAGACGGTTTGAGACGTTACCTGAATGCGTTTGTCGTGCTCCTCTCTTTTATGTCTGTGGTGCTAGCGACGCTAGGATTTCTATTCTCTGTACATATCTTAAGGTTGTTAGGGACGCCCGAGGCCATGATGTCGGATGCAAATACGTATCTTCGTATTATTTTTGTGGGGATGGTCTTCCTAGTCGGATATAATTTTATCGGGACCGTATTACGAGCGCTTGGAGATAGCCGTACGCCTTTAAGATTCGTTTTGGCAGCGGTTATCTTAAATATTGGACTAAACCCACTCTTTATTTCGGGCTTGAACCTTGGCATTAGTGGTGCTGCTTACTCTACCATCGCAGCACAGGGTGCAAGCTTTCTGTACGGTATGTTCATTGTTCTGCGGCATAAACTGGCCCCTTTTCAGTGGCCAAAATGGCCACGTAAAAAAGAAGTACTGCTGATATTAAATCTTGGCATACCGTCTGGCTTACAAATGTCTGTCATCTCAGCAGGTATCGCTGCTGTTATGAGTGTCGTCACGACGTTTGGTGAAGGGGTGGTGGCAGGATTTAGTGCGGCTCAACGCATAGATAGTATTTTTATCCTTCCAGCAATGGCGATTGGAACGGCTGTCAATAGTATGGCGGGTCAGAATATCGGGGTGCATAAATGGGATCGTGTAGAGCAGATTGCGAAGTACGGGACTTGGGTGGTGCTGGGTATCATGGCGATCATCGCCAGTGTTGTCTATTTTGTAGCCCCACTAGGGATACAGTTATTCATTACAGAACCGGCCGCTGTGGCCTACGGTGCATCTTACTTACAGCTAGTTGCCTTATTTTATCCTTTTCTGGGTATTAACTTTGTCCTGAATGGGGTTGTCAGAGCTTCAGGTGCGATGTATCAAGTGCTGGTCTTAAACATCATTTCTTTTTGGGTGTTACGCTACCCATTGACGTACCTATTCTCATCTCTCTATGATCAACAGGGCATTGCTGTGGGCATCGGAGCAAGTTTTGTCTTGAGTAGCATGTTTGCTTACCTGTATTATCGTTATGGTGGCTGGAGAAAGAAAGTTTTGTTTGAAAAAGCCTGACAATTTATTTACATATCCTTTACACGCCGGACATATTCATATGCTACGATGAACCCAAATCATAAACCAAGGAGGAAAATGTATGAAGCGTTTATCTTTTATGGCCCCGTTGGTTGTGGCAGTTGCTCTCGCTCTAGCGCTAGCTTCAATACTTTCACCTACAGCGGAAGCGGCCACCTATACGTCCACAGTTGAATATGTGAAGGATGGAGACACACTGATGTTAACGAAGCCTGTTCAAGGCACTCGTGAGGTTCGTTTGTTGGGCATTGATACACCTGAAACATTCGTTGTTGATGGAAAAGACCCTGGTAATCAAATTGATCCTCATGGCAATGCTGCAACTGACTATCTTAGTGAATTACTCCCGAAAGGTACAGATATCACCTTAGTGACAGATGAAGAAGAGTTTGACGGCAATGGGCGTCTTCTCGCTTACATATATAAGGGTGATTTGGATGTCAATGAGGATCTCCTTAGAAAAGGGCTTGCCGCCACCTATGTGATCTGGCCCAATACACATGAAGCAAATCGTTATCAGTCGTATAGTGAAGCTCTAACCGAAGCTCAAGCAGCTCAAGTGGGCATCTGGGACAACGGCGATCCACTTCAGGAACAACCTTTTGAGTATCGCTTACGAATGTTTAATAATACGCCAAATAAATATGTTGGTGATTTTGACACAAAAGAATACGTTGCACCTGAAGATTACGAGCAAGTCTCTATTGAAAACCGCGTTTTCTTCTTCTCTGAGCAAGATGCCATTGATGCCGGTTATACGAAACAAGGTGAAGACAGCCCAAATGATGCAAGCCTGTATATTAATGAGTTACTTCCAGATCCAGACACAAATTATGATTCAGAATGGATTGAGATCTATAATGATTCAACTGAAAGTATTGATTTAAGCGGGTATAAGATAGATGATTTACTCGATGGGGGCCAAGAGCCTTATACCATTCCGTCAGGTACTGTCATTCCTGCGCAAGGCTATTATGTGTGGGAAACACAATACTACTTCAACAACAGTGGAGATGATGCTTACCTCATAGCACCCAACGGTACCATTGTTGACGCATACTCTTACACGAGTTCTGAGAATGATCATTCGTGGTATCGCACATCTGATGGAGGGGAATGGAGCAATACAATGGATCCTACACCAACTAAAGGGGCAGCAAATGAATAGTGCCCTTGTGATATGTGAAGCATCTACGGGTATTTATAGGCTTTAAATAAAACAACAGGCACAAAGAGAGACGGTTCCCTGCTCCTTCTTTGTGCCTGTTGTTCCTATGTGTCCCTTACTATCAGTCTATCAGTTTTGCAATCAGTAAAAGCGTCGTTTTAAGATCTAAGTTCTCTTACACTTGCTGACAAATTGACGTGCTAAATCCGTCAGCTTGTCCCACTCGGCATTTTTTATATACGTCTTATTCAGTAAAGAACCACCAATACCTGCCGCTACAGCACCAGCGTTCATGTATCCTTCTACGTTATCCAGCGTTAAGCCACCTGTAGGCATCATGGGAATGTGTCCGAGCGGTCCTTGGAGATCTTTAATAAATTGAGGACCTAACACACTTGCAGGGAATACCTTAACAAGGTCTGCTCCCCATTCATAGGCCTGTAATATTTCCGTTGGTGTGAAGACGCCTGGGATCACAATTTTTCCATAGCGATTAGCGACTTTAATCGTTTGTTCGCTAAGCGTCGGAGCAAAAATAAATTCTGCTCCCGCTTGAATCGCCAATTGAGCTGATTCCCCATCAAGGACTGTGCCGGCACCTATCACCGCCTGATCACCATACTTTTCTTTTGCTTCAGAGATGACGGACAGTGCATCCTCAGAATCCATCGTTACTTCAATCGCAGTCACACCCCCCTTAACTAAAGATGCTATGACGGATAACACTTTATCCCTGTCTACTTTTCTAACAACGGCCACAACACCTGACTCCAGTAATCTTTCTAGATTATGATGTTTCATCTCACAACATCCCCTTGTGTATTTTTATATAATTCTATTTCTTGACGACTTGGCAAACCTTCAATATCTCCCGGCGTACTGACCATAATTGCACCGATAAGTGCGCCTTGTTCAACGGCTTCTTGTAAAGGTCGATGCTCTAACAAACTTGAAAGGACACCTGCGGCAAACCCATCCCCTGCACCAATAGGATCAACCACTCGCGCCACAGGGAAGCTTGGGACGAACCCTTTATCTCCCTGCCGGGAAGCAAACGTCGTACCGACTTCCCCGTTCTTAATGATGACGTGCTCCACATTGTGCTGGAAAAAGTAGTCTATGATTTGATCTGAATCGTCTGTATCTAATAGATACTTCGCTTCGTCTAAACCAGGCATAACAAGATTAGCCTTAGAGGCCAGTTCAAGCAATATTTTTTTGTGGTCTGCTTTCTTTTTCAACAGTTTCATACGTAAATTAGGGTCAAATGATAGAAAAATACCATGCTGATTAGCAAAGGAAGCAACAGCCTGCGCCACTTCCAGACAACGATCACTAATAAAAGGGGTAATACCTGTGAGATGAATGATTTCTGCTTCTCGTAGGTAGTCCCAATCAATATCCTCTACCCTTAGCTGACTCGCGGCGGATCCGTGTCTATAATAATAGACTTGGTTTGTCCCTTCTCTTATTTTTTCCTTAATATACAGACCGGTTGGGGCGTCTTCATCGTAGGCTACTTTTGATGTGTCGACCCCTTCCCCACGTATCGTAGAGACCATGTACTCCCCCAACGGATCATTCCCGACCTTACTTACCCATCCTACTTGATGGCCTAGACGTGCAACACCAAGCGCGACGTTAGATTCCGCACCTCCAATTCTTTTCTTGA
Above is a window of Caldalkalibacillus salinus DNA encoding:
- a CDS encoding PTS sugar transporter subunit IIB codes for the protein MKILAVCGLGQGTSLILRMNVENVVKELELEADVEHTDVSSASGMPADYIITSAELAESLTGHEGTVVIVNNYFDTNEIKAALSEALHS
- a CDS encoding PTS sugar transporter subunit IIA, producing the protein MKFIAKDLIKLNVDVADAVEAIKVAGQLLVRSGATDDSYVNAMVQSYEENGPYIVLAPGIALPHARPEDGVKEAAVSLVQLKEPITFGHTTNDPVRLVLALASSSSEEHLQLLQRLSGLMGDQDKVRQIIQATTPEDLQTLLEGLR
- a CDS encoding GntR family transcriptional regulator, translated to MIDKESPIPIYYQLEEHFRTLIEEGKLQPGDMIPSERELSEAFHISRMTIRQAITNLANEGLITRVKGKGTFVAEKKIEQSLGQLTGFSEDMRLRGMEPSTEILDFKEIEATTTESRELQLNPGDAIYHISRLRLADGQPMALEQSYLRKNEVHGLTESIVRSSIYDYIENDLGLSLTHARQTIEPSLASDLESRMLKVEPHTPVLLIKRNSYLSDGTPLEYVKSVYRGDRYKFVTEMKRGH
- the nagB gene encoding glucosamine-6-phosphate deaminase, with translation MKVIVTSDYEQLSQQAARAVYNHISKHHSLNLGLATGSTPLGLYKELIQLHHANRLPLADLKTFNLDEYVGLSPQSPYSYRYYMNTHVFEPLGIPLEQTYIPRGDVGHLQQECDRYDRLIQQHGGIDVQILGVGVNGHIGFNEPGTSFNQHTHVVQLAPSTIEANAKHFPSKDEVPTQAITMGIASIMQAKHIYLLASGEKKAKAIQELLSSDVVTEQWPVTVLREHPQVTVMIDESIAQSVQDKVGVMNDR
- the nagA gene encoding N-acetylglucosamine-6-phosphate deacetylase gives rise to the protein MSHQRTVITGGQIVTEQGIYGASHCLLIEKGNLTFVGRKDQLPVSLSSCEVIQVGEQHLILPGFIDVHIHGAAGADVMDATEEALHTMSQALPQEGTTSYLATTITQSDEAISQALAQVAQYMKKEHEGAEVLGIHLEGPFINVDQAGAQPKDQVIPPSVKQFAQWQRIAEGHIKLVTLAPEEDTDGLIEHLSQQGVIPSMGHTNATYERVSDAVKRGVTHATHLFNAMKGMHHREPGTVGAALLHDEIMAEIIFDNLHVRHEMVQLAYRHKGPDKMQLITDAMRAKCLRNGKYDLGGQEVIVHDGEARLHDGTLAGSVLKMNDAVKNMAALPTLSLKDLMKLSSLNAAKELGVDDRKGSLAPGKDADIVILNEHYKVQYTFCRGSLVYSNRKG
- a CDS encoding MATE family efflux transporter — protein: MKQHDFTTGGIFKKMLIFSAPIMLTNMLQVSYQFADSLWVGNLLGANALGAVAISSTVVFTVLSFIIGLNNATLTVLSQQKGKDEEDGLRRYLNAFVVLLSFMSVVLATLGFLFSVHILRLLGTPEAMMSDANTYLRIIFVGMVFLVGYNFIGTVLRALGDSRTPLRFVLAAVILNIGLNPLFISGLNLGISGAAYSTIAAQGASFLYGMFIVLRHKLAPFQWPKWPRKKEVLLILNLGIPSGLQMSVISAGIAAVMSVVTTFGEGVVAGFSAAQRIDSIFILPAMAIGTAVNSMAGQNIGVHKWDRVEQIAKYGTWVVLGIMAIIASVVYFVAPLGIQLFITEPAAVAYGASYLQLVALFYPFLGINFVLNGVVRASGAMYQVLVLNIISFWVLRYPLTYLFSSLYDQQGIAVGIGASFVLSSMFAYLYYRYGGWRKKVLFEKA
- a CDS encoding lamin tail domain-containing protein, translated to MKRLSFMAPLVVAVALALALASILSPTAEAATYTSTVEYVKDGDTLMLTKPVQGTREVRLLGIDTPETFVVDGKDPGNQIDPHGNAATDYLSELLPKGTDITLVTDEEEFDGNGRLLAYIYKGDLDVNEDLLRKGLAATYVIWPNTHEANRYQSYSEALTEAQAAQVGIWDNGDPLQEQPFEYRLRMFNNTPNKYVGDFDTKEYVAPEDYEQVSIENRVFFFSEQDAIDAGYTKQGEDSPNDASLYINELLPDPDTNYDSEWIEIYNDSTESIDLSGYKIDDLLDGGQEPYTIPSGTVIPAQGYYVWETQYYFNNSGDDAYLIAPNGTIVDAYSYTSSENDHSWYRTSDGGEWSNTMDPTPTKGAANE
- a CDS encoding bifunctional 4-hydroxy-2-oxoglutarate aldolase/2-dehydro-3-deoxy-phosphogluconate aldolase, which encodes MKHHNLERLLESGVVAVVRKVDRDKVLSVIASLVKGGVTAIEVTMDSEDALSVISEAKEKYGDQAVIGAGTVLDGESAQLAIQAGAEFIFAPTLSEQTIKVANRYGKIVIPGVFTPTEILQAYEWGADLVKVFPASVLGPQFIKDLQGPLGHIPMMPTGGLTLDNVEGYMNAGAVAAGIGGSLLNKTYIKNAEWDKLTDLARQFVSKCKRT
- a CDS encoding sugar kinase, which encodes MPQLVTLGETMVVFDPLSTGPLRYTDQFKKRIGGAESNVALGVARLGHQVGWVSKVGNDPLGEYMVSTIRGEGVDTSKVAYDEDAPTGLYIKEKIREGTNQVYYYRHGSAASQLRVEDIDWDYLREAEIIHLTGITPFISDRCLEVAQAVASFANQHGIFLSFDPNLRMKLLKKKADHKKILLELASKANLVMPGLDEAKYLLDTDDSDQIIDYFFQHNVEHVIIKNGEVGTTFASRQGDKGFVPSFPVARVVDPIGAGDGFAAGVLSSLLEHRPLQEAVEQGALIGAIMVSTPGDIEGLPSRQEIELYKNTQGDVVR